The proteins below come from a single Streptomyces sp. MRC013 genomic window:
- the eno gene encoding phosphopyruvate hydratase yields the protein MLVPSIDVVVAREILDSRGNPTVEVEVGLDDGSTGRAAVPSGASTGAFEALELRDGDKDRYLGKGVEKAVLAVIEQIGPELVGYDATEQRLIDQAMFDLDATPDKSSLGANAILGVSLAVAHAASEASDLPLFRYLGGPNAHLLPVPMMNILNGGSHADSNVDIQEFMIAPVGAESFSEALRWGTEVYHTLKKVLKDKGLSTGLGDEGGFAPDLDSNRAALDLIMEAIRQAGYTPGRDVALALDVAASEFHKDGAYQFEGRSRTAAEMTSYYEELVASYPLVSIEDPLFEDDWDGWKAITERLGSKVQLVGDDLFVTNPERLARGIEEGAANALLVKVNQIGSLTETLDAVELAQRNGFKCMMSHRSGETEDVTIADLAVATNCGQIKTGAPARSERVAKYNQLLRIEEILDDAAVYAGRSAFPRFRPANG from the coding sequence ATGCTCGTGCCGTCCATCGACGTCGTCGTAGCCCGGGAAATCCTCGACTCCCGAGGCAACCCCACGGTCGAGGTCGAGGTCGGCCTCGACGACGGCAGCACCGGCCGTGCTGCCGTCCCGTCCGGTGCCTCCACCGGTGCGTTCGAGGCCCTCGAGCTCCGCGACGGCGACAAGGACCGCTACCTCGGCAAGGGTGTCGAGAAGGCCGTCCTCGCCGTCATCGAGCAGATCGGCCCGGAGCTCGTCGGCTACGACGCCACCGAGCAGCGGCTGATCGACCAGGCGATGTTCGACCTGGACGCCACCCCGGACAAGTCCTCCCTCGGCGCCAACGCCATCCTCGGCGTCTCCCTCGCCGTGGCGCACGCCGCCTCCGAGGCGTCCGACCTGCCGCTCTTCCGCTACCTGGGCGGCCCGAACGCGCACCTGCTCCCGGTGCCGATGATGAACATCCTGAACGGCGGCTCGCACGCCGACTCCAACGTGGACATCCAGGAGTTCATGATCGCGCCCGTGGGCGCGGAGTCCTTCTCCGAGGCCCTGCGCTGGGGCACCGAGGTCTACCACACCCTGAAGAAGGTCCTGAAGGACAAGGGCCTGTCCACCGGCCTCGGCGACGAGGGCGGCTTCGCACCGGACCTGGACTCCAACCGCGCCGCCCTCGACCTCATCATGGAGGCGATCAGGCAGGCCGGCTACACCCCGGGCCGGGACGTCGCGCTCGCCCTGGACGTCGCCGCGTCCGAGTTCCACAAGGACGGCGCGTACCAGTTCGAGGGCAGGTCCCGCACGGCCGCCGAGATGACCTCGTACTACGAGGAGCTCGTCGCCTCGTACCCGCTGGTCTCCATCGAGGACCCGCTGTTCGAGGACGACTGGGACGGCTGGAAGGCCATCACCGAGCGGCTCGGCTCGAAGGTCCAGCTCGTCGGCGACGACCTGTTCGTCACCAACCCCGAGCGCCTCGCCCGCGGCATCGAGGAGGGCGCCGCCAACGCCCTGCTGGTCAAGGTGAACCAGATCGGCTCCCTCACGGAGACCCTGGACGCCGTCGAGCTGGCCCAGCGCAACGGCTTCAAGTGCATGATGTCCCACCGCTCCGGCGAGACCGAGGACGTCACCATCGCCGACCTGGCCGTCGCCACCAACTGCGGCCAGATCAAGACCGGCGCCCCGGCCCGCTCCGAGCGCGTCGCCAAGTACAACCAGCTGCTGCGCATCGAGGAGATCCTCGACGACGCCGCGGTGTACGCCGGCCGCAGCGCGTTCCCGCGGTTCCGCCCCGCGAACGGCTGA
- a CDS encoding cytochrome P450 yields MNAADGPAAPPELFTWEFATDPYPAYAWLREHAPVHRTRLPSGVEAWLVTRYADARQALADQRLSKNPAHHDEPAHARGRTGIPGEREAELMTHLLNIDPPDHTRLRRLVSKAFTPRRVAEFAPRVQELTDRLVDGFAARGEADLIHEFAFPLPIYAICDMLGVPAEDQDDFRDWAGQMIRHGGGPRGGVARAVKRMRAYLVDLIHRKREDPGDDLISGLIRASDHGEHLTGNEAAAMAFILLFAGFETTVNLIGNGTYALLRNPGERARLQASLAAGETDLLATGVEELLRYDGPVELATWRFATEPLTVGGRRIEPGDPVLVVLAAADRDPERFDDPDALDLGRSDNQHLGYGHGIHYCLGAPLARLEGRTALATLLRRLPDLRLAVDPDELRWRGGLIMRGLRTLPVEFTPEPPDAPSPL; encoded by the coding sequence GTGAACGCCGCCGACGGTCCCGCCGCGCCCCCCGAGCTCTTCACCTGGGAGTTCGCCACCGATCCGTACCCGGCGTACGCCTGGCTGCGGGAGCACGCGCCCGTGCACCGGACCCGGCTGCCCAGCGGCGTCGAGGCGTGGCTGGTCACCCGGTACGCCGACGCCCGGCAGGCCCTCGCCGACCAGCGGCTCAGCAAGAACCCCGCGCACCACGACGAGCCCGCCCACGCCCGGGGCCGGACGGGCATCCCGGGGGAGCGCGAGGCCGAGCTGATGACGCACCTGCTCAACATCGACCCGCCGGACCACACGCGGCTGCGGCGGCTGGTGTCGAAGGCGTTCACCCCGCGCCGGGTCGCGGAGTTCGCCCCGCGCGTGCAGGAACTGACGGACCGCCTGGTCGACGGTTTCGCGGCGAGGGGGGAGGCCGACCTCATCCACGAGTTCGCCTTCCCCCTCCCCATCTACGCCATCTGCGACATGCTCGGGGTGCCCGCCGAGGACCAGGACGACTTCCGGGACTGGGCCGGGCAGATGATCCGGCACGGCGGCGGGCCGCGCGGAGGCGTGGCGCGGGCGGTGAAGCGGATGCGGGCGTACCTCGTCGACCTGATCCACCGGAAGCGGGAGGACCCCGGGGACGACCTGATCTCCGGCCTCATCCGCGCCTCCGACCACGGCGAGCACCTCACCGGGAACGAGGCCGCGGCGATGGCGTTCATCCTGCTGTTCGCGGGCTTCGAGACGACCGTGAACCTCATCGGCAACGGCACGTACGCGCTGCTGCGCAACCCCGGCGAACGCGCCCGGCTCCAGGCGTCCCTGGCCGCCGGCGAGACGGACCTGCTGGCCACGGGGGTCGAGGAGCTGCTGCGGTACGACGGGCCGGTGGAGCTGGCGACCTGGCGCTTCGCGACGGAGCCGCTCACCGTCGGCGGGCGGCGGATCGAGCCGGGCGACCCCGTCCTCGTCGTGCTGGCGGCGGCCGACCGGGACCCGGAGCGGTTCGACGACCCGGACGCCCTGGACCTGGGGCGGTCGGACAACCAGCACCTCGGGTACGGGCACGGCATCCACTACTGCCTGGGCGCGCCGCTCGCCCGGCTGGAGGGACGGACCGCGCTGGCCACCCTCCTGAGGCGGCTTCCCGACCTGCGCCTCGCCGTGGATCCGGACGAACTGCGGTGGCGCGGCGGGCTCATCATGCGCGGGCTGCGCACCCTCCCGGTGGAGTTCACCCCGGAGCCTCCTGACGCCCCGTCACCTCTGTGA
- a CDS encoding septum formation initiator family protein has product MGQDRDRFSTATRLRLLGEQTAARVYRSQSRRQARRSRLTGRAAFLALVVCTMVVVLAYPMRQYVSQRGEIAEQERLAEEAAARVERLRDEKARLQDDAYVKRLARRHLHYVMPGETAFVMNDPEAERRHRADQGGNGRPWYSNVWDGVDRADQQYR; this is encoded by the coding sequence ATGGGCCAGGACCGGGACCGGTTCTCGACCGCGACGAGGCTGCGGCTGCTCGGCGAGCAGACCGCCGCCCGCGTCTACCGCTCCCAGAGCCGCCGCCAGGCGCGCCGCTCCCGGCTCACCGGGCGGGCCGCCTTCCTCGCCCTCGTCGTCTGCACCATGGTCGTCGTCCTCGCCTACCCGATGCGCCAGTACGTGTCGCAGCGCGGCGAGATCGCCGAGCAGGAGCGACTGGCCGAGGAGGCCGCCGCCCGCGTCGAGCGGCTGCGCGACGAGAAGGCCCGCCTCCAGGACGACGCGTACGTCAAGCGGCTCGCGCGCCGGCACCTCCACTACGTGATGCCCGGCGAGACCGCCTTCGTCATGAACGACCCCGAGGCGGAGCGGCGGCACCGCGCCGACCAGGGCGGCAACGGCCGGCCCTGGTACTCCAACGTCTGGGACGGCGTGGACCGCGCCGACCAGCAGTACCGGTAG
- a CDS encoding transglycosylase family protein — MLNSGKGKHRRPSKAVRLAAFAGITGVAVAAPLVVAAPAGAATAAEWDRVAQCESGGDWSINTGNGYYGGLQFSASTWAAYGGTQYAPTADRAGKAQQIEIAEKVLAGQGKGAWPVCGVGLSGTPYGGGAERTAEQPATRGEQRTAPRAAPEAAPKAESGTVTTPAGEKVEKGDGEYEVETGDTLSSIAAAEDVKGGWKKLFDLNDDIVDDADLIHPGQRLHLS; from the coding sequence ATGCTCAATTCCGGCAAGGGCAAGCACCGCCGTCCCTCCAAGGCCGTCCGTCTCGCCGCGTTCGCCGGCATCACCGGTGTCGCCGTCGCCGCCCCGCTGGTGGTCGCCGCGCCCGCCGGCGCCGCGACCGCCGCCGAGTGGGACCGCGTCGCGCAGTGCGAGTCCGGCGGCGACTGGTCCATCAACACCGGCAACGGCTACTACGGCGGCCTGCAGTTCTCGGCCTCCACGTGGGCCGCGTACGGCGGCACGCAGTACGCCCCCACCGCCGACCGGGCCGGCAAGGCCCAGCAGATCGAGATCGCCGAGAAGGTCCTCGCGGGCCAGGGCAAGGGCGCCTGGCCGGTCTGCGGCGTCGGCCTGTCCGGCACGCCGTACGGCGGCGGCGCCGAGCGCACCGCCGAGCAGCCCGCCACGCGCGGCGAGCAGCGCACCGCACCCCGGGCGGCCCCCGAGGCCGCGCCCAAGGCCGAGTCCGGGACCGTCACCACCCCGGCCGGCGAGAAGGTCGAGAAGGGCGACGGCGAGTACGAGGTCGAGACCGGCGACACGCTCAGCTCCATCGCCGCGGCCGAGGACGTCAAGGGCGGCTGGAAGAAGCTGTTCGACCTGAACGACGACATCGTCGACGACGCCGACCTCATCCACCCGGGCCAGCGGCTCCACCTGAGCTGA